GCACCTTTCGATTTTTCGTCTAATCCCAAACATAAAATTACTCCTTCTGCCTGTTTTCTTTGAAAAGTAAGGACGGTTCCAATATGAGTTTTTAACCATTCACTCATTTCATTCGTGCTTACTTCTTTATACTGTTTTGTTTCGTTGATTAAATGTTTAAAGAGAAAAGAATAAAGAGAATAGCTGATTTCACTGCATGGCGTTATAACAAATACATCTGGGAGATCTTTATTAAAATTTATTTCAGCTTTTAAAAATTCTTTGATTATTTCTGCCTGTTCTTGCACAAAATGTCTGCCGATGACATTTCCTTTACAGTGTATAAACGAAGTTTGAAATTTGACATTAATATTGTCAGGATTTAAAGTGGATTTATACATGGTGTTGTCATATGCGATACTATCTGAAATTTCAAACATTGGACTTATGCAGCGTCTATGTACCCTTAATGGCATTCCTATCCATTCTTGTTTACTATTGATTGTGAGGTATGAGCCTAAAGGATTTATTCTGTCAGGCATTGATCGAACAGTTAGTTCAGAACTTATTTTATTTTCTTCCAAGCCAAAGTATTTACTGATATTATCTGTAATCGATTTTGGAATTGTTACACAGGACAGGTTTTACTTTCAACCATCGGAACTATAGCTGTTAATTCTGACATTAATGCCAACCAATCACTTTTAGCAACTCCAGGGTCTTTTCAGTAAACTAAGGCTTTAATGTCAGTGACAAAATTAAATGTAGCTGACGGAACCAGAGATTGGGGGACTTATTATGGAGATCCATTCATACAGAATGCAGGTACACAGTCTATTGTTGCACAATCCGACGGACTTTATATTTTGGGAGGTATTTATAATCTATTAGGAAATGCAAATGGTTATTTTGCAAGTACAGGAGCATTTCAGACTCAAAGTATGGGTGGTGAATCTGATCTTTTTATTGCGAAATTTGATCCTGAAGTTGAAAAGACGGTCAAATTGACCACCTAATTTCGGAGTAAATCCAGTTGGGGAAAAAGAGTAAAGAGATTGCGGATGCTCTTTTTATCAGTATTAATAACGTGAATCGCCACAGGCAAAATATTCTTGAAAAAATGAGGGTTTCCAATACTACAGAAGCTTGTACTTTGGCAGCAAAACTTAGATGGATCTGACGCATCTTTAGCCTTACAGACCTATCAAGATGAAAATTGCAACACCTGTTTCGTCAAAATAAAAAACCCAGAACTGCTACAATCCTGAGTTTTCTATCAATTGATTGATTAAAAAAAATTACTCTGCAGGATCCAGCACAACGACAGCCTCCGAAGTATAAAACTGGAAGGTAAAACTCTCCTGAAGATAGAGCTTCACCGAAGTATCAGTATGGCTTAGATAACCGATGGAAATGTCCTGGCCAAGAGTGAGCTTAAAATCACCACCACGGGTAGAGATTACAAAACCACCTTTGATTGCCGGTGCCCAGATAATTTCGCCATCAATCAGTTCCTGCAGGTGGTGCAGCATTGGATAACCTTCATCGCTCCCGCCACTGGCCACCGTATAAGCATCAGCTCCCAGAACCAAAACATAAGGCCCGTTGACTCCGGCAAACCTCAGTTCACTTAATGCACGGGCAATTGTGTCGGGATAATTTTTGATGCTTGCCGGCAGTTTGAGCGCACGATTGCTGCTGCCTTCACGAATCCCCTGAATGCCTGCCGCGGCATAACCTTCAAAAATGGCGCGGTCCTCTGCAAAAGCTATTTTCTCTGCAGCGTCTTTTAACGGCTGCCAGTCTGAGTCTGCGGAACCGCGTTCGACATCATCAATCGCCTCTCGTGTCAGTTCAAAAGGAACCCGGAACTCAACCACTGGGTTTACTTTGCGCACAGCCGCCTGTACCCCTTCGCCCGGTGACTCAACTGGCTGAATATGCCCAGTGCCAACGGCAGAAAGATCAAAACCATTAGGGCCGTCAACATCTACCACTTTTCTTGCGGCAAGATATCTTTTGAGTGTGCGTACCGCTTCTTCTTCGATTTGCGCCCACGCTCCTTCGGAAATGGGAGCCAACTTACGGTGTAAATTATTCATATCGTTTAGTTTTTTATATAATGTGTAAAATTTGATCAATATAAAGGCATCGTTACTCTGATGTTTCTATCGTTTTAACTTTGCCAAAGCTTACTTATTTTAAAGAGCCAATTCCCAAAGAGCCGTCATTTTTTGGCAGTACGGTATCCACGGCTTCCGGATGATTTTCAGTTGATGTCGTTTCTTCATCTCCAGAGGAAAAATCATCCAACATATCCATCGTCGGAACAAAAAACAGGCTGCCGGTTTTTGCGGTGCTAAAATCCAGCAAACGGTCATAATTGCCTGGAGGATTGCCAATAAACATATTGTTAAGCATCAGTTTCACCGTGTTGAAAGTACTTGCATAAGCAATGAAGTACGTTCCCATCTCGTTGGTTGACATATTACCAAACGGGAGGTTATCGCGGATAATTTTGAAATCATCACCCACATTGGCCAATGCAGAATGTGAATTTTGGGGTTTGATGTCATCCGTCATTTCTACATCGCTGTCTTTGTAGCGGCCAAAAACTTTTTCCTGTTCTTCTACCGGAAGTGCCTTAAAGGCCGCCAAATCATGAATATACTTTTGGACAAAAAGATAACTGCCACCTTTGTAAACCTCATCCTCATCACCTATTAAACCAAAATATTCGCGCAAATTGCTTTCAGGATTTTCTGTTCCGTCTACAAAACCGAGAATGGAACGGCCATCCCAATAACGGAATCCGTGGACTTCTTCCACGCAATCTGCCACCGGAGAAAGTACTTTGGCAATATCTGCTGCCATATCATAACAGATGCTTGAGTTGGATCCTTTCAGGTGAAAATGCAAATCGCCTTTGGTAGAAACGGCAGTATAACGGCTTCCAACAATAGGTTCAAATTCCTCCAGCTCTTTCGGTAATGGTTTGGGCAAATCCAGCCAATGCCATGCACTGTAACCAATCCCCATGATGCAGCTGGCGTTATCATCCGGAAAACGGACATAAGCAGAATGGTTAAGGTTGATTACCAAAGCACAGATGCGCTGAAAAACTTCTTTGATTGGTGCACCTTCCTTAAAATTCCAAACCGTAAAAATGGTGTTTGTTCCGTGATTGCCGAGTACATCCTGTGGTCCCTGTCTCATGTGTCTGTTTTGATTCGGTTATTAACAGTGGCTAATTTAGGAAAAAATCAATGAATTTTGACTATTTATAGTTTAAAATAAAAAAACTCAGGACCACTGACGATCCTGAGTTTCTAACAAATACTCGTAGTGCATTATAAAAGGTTATTCATAATACGAAAAAAATCGTATATTGTATTGACTACCAATCGAACACACTATGAATAAACTAGATGCAATTTACGATTTTATTTTAAATGAATTAAGAAAATTAACCTTAAATGAGAATTTTTATTTTAAACCTATTAAACCAAAATTGAGTGATTTAGAACTTATTGCCATAAATATTTCTGCAGAATATTTATCATTAGATTCAGAATATCAGTTATTTAGATATCTTTCAAATTCAAAACTAAAAGGAATGATAGAAAGAAGTGTTTATAATCGCAGGAAAAGAAAACTCTTCTTGCATATGGAAAATATCAGAAAGATTATGGTTGAAAGATTTCATGATATTGAAAGCATTTTTATTGTAGATTCAATGCCTTTAGAAATTTGCAAAAACGCAAGAGCAAACCGCTCTAAAATCTGTAAAGAAGATGAATTTTCATTTCCAAGCAAAGGATATTGCGCTTCTCAATCGAGTTATTATTATGGTTACAAATTACACGCTATATGTTCTGTTTCAGGAATATTTCAAAGTTTTGATATTTCTACTGCAAGCATTCATGATATCCATTTTTTGCAAGACATAAAGCATCAAATAAACAATTGCACATTAATCGGAGATAGAGGTTATTTAGTCTCTCCTTAAACCACCTATAATTTACTGATTATTAGTATTTTGGGTTTAAAATAGCTTGTTTTTTATTGCAAGAATTTGTATCTTAGAGCTTTAAAACCTTGCAAATATGTTGGGGAAAAATCCAGAAAAGAAGCCAGAATTATTCCGCCCAATGTTGGTGGATTTTATTGACCACGAGCATGAACTTGTTCTACTTTCAGAAAAAATAGATTGGAATTATTTTGAGAAAGAATTTTCGCCCTTGTATTCCAAAGTGGGCAATCCGAGCCATCCGATTCGGTTTATGGTGGGTTGTTTGCTACTGAAACATTGTATAATTTGGGCGATGAGACGTTGGAAAAAGCCTGGATCATGAATCCTTATATGCAGTATTTTTGTGGCAGGGTTTTCTTTGAACACGAATTTCCTTGTGACCCGAGTAATTTTGTTCATTTCCGAAAAAGAATTGGCGAAAAAGGCATCGAAAAAATCTTTGCCTACAGCGTAAGAATGCACGATGCCAAGACGAACACCTCAAATTTTGTTTTGTCCGATACTACCGTTCAGGAGAATAATACCTCTTTTCCTACCGATGCAAAATTGTGCAAAAAAGTGATCGATTATTGCAACAAAATAGCCGGAAATGAAGGCATAAAACAAAGACAACGCTACACAAAAGTCAGCAAACAAATGGTGCGTAACACCTACAACGGAAAACATCCCAAGCGGGCAAAAGCGGCAAGGAAATCTCAAAGACAGCTCAAAACCATCGCCATGAGACTGATTCGTGAATTGCAACGGAATTTTAATGCAGAACAGCAAGAATTTTATAAAGATTTAATGACATTGTACACCAAGGTTGTCACACAAAAAAGAAACGATGCCGATAAAATTTACAGCATTCACAAGCCTTTTACCCGATGTATTGCCAAAGGAAAAGCGCATAGCCAGTATGAATTTGGGAATAAGGTAGGTTTGATAACCACCGCCAACAAAGGCAAGAAAATCATTCTCGGGATTAAAGCATTTTTGCAAACTCCTTACGATGGTCACACCATAGAACCACTTTTGGAACAGATGGAAACTGGTGGTCAAAAGCTCCCAAAAGAACTCCTTTACGATAGAGGTGGCAGAGGAAAATCAGAAATAAAGGGCGTGAAAATCTCCATCCCAAGCACTCCAAGAAAAAAAGACACCGCTTATCAAAAGCAGACAAAGCGCAAAAAATTTAGAACCAGAGCGGCAATAGAACCTATCATCGGACATTTAAAAACCGATTTTAGGCTGGCAAAAAATTACTTCATGGGAGAAACGGGACCACAAATCAATGCATTACTAGCTGCAACCGCTTGGAACATGAAGAAAATGATGAAACTACTGAAACAGAAAATTATTTTCTTATTTTATAAGATACAAATTATGCTGTTTTCTAATCCTGTTTTTAAAAATAAATTAAATAGTGGGTTTTGTTAAGGAACGACTATCTAGTTCTCTTTTTAATGCGATTGAAGCTTTTTTGACTTCTTGTGTCCAATCAGCAACAGCATTTCCGTCTGCTCCATCAGAAATATATTTCAAACACAGAAAATCGATTTGTTCCTGCTCGGCGACTTTCGCAAGTGCAAAGGCTTCCATATCAATAACGTTGTATTCGGGGTTATTATGTTCCATTTCGAATTGGTCGCCGGAACCGCAGATCCCGTTCGGGAGATGGCTTGTTTTAATTCCATATTCCAAAAGAATTGGTTCATCAGAAAATGGCGTCTCAAATTTCTTAAAACCCAATGCTCTTACATCCATATCCCGCTGGATAAAACGGTTGCAGTTAACAATAGTTCCTCTGTCAAAAACTGTACTTCCTGCTGTTCCCAAATTGATTATGAGATCTGGCTTAGATTTTTGAATGGCTTTTACAAGATGATAAGTCGCTTTAATTTTTCCTACACCAACAAACAATTTATTAAAACTCTCAAATTCTTTTCCGGCTTCTGATTCCAGAGCAAAAACCAAAAGGATGTTGCTGTAAAGCTTTCCGTTAATTGTCATTTTAGGGCACAGGTTTTTTCAGAAAGAACAAAGTCAATGTCCGTGCGCCCTGTGCACCGTGTACCAAAACGGCGCTGATGTCCGCTGTTGCAGATGGCCCCATCACAAAACAGCCATAATGTGAGTGTGGAAAATCTACTCTTTTGTAGGCGGTATGCATATTTTCGGTCAAATCTTCAGGATCCAGCAAAACAGCGAGGTGTTGAGATAAATAACCTAATGAATTGGTAACCAGAGATTTTTCGGAGACCCAGACCATTCCCATCTCCGCCACACCAAACTCTGCACGGAAAATACCCAAATCCACATCATTAAGATCCGCGGGCTTTTGCACGTGTATATCTTTATTCCCTCTCCATTCAGGCGTTGCAGAGCAAGTGACCTTACCATCAGGAAGCTTTTTTCGCATAATTTCCTGCGCTTCTTCTACCGATGCGACATCATAAAAATCGACGGCAGCAATTTTGGCGTTAATTTCAAAAACAGCTTTAAGATCTGTCCCTGGCTTTTTATAATCCGGGATGGCGGGATAATCCACTTTTTCGCGGTTAGCAAGATTGGTTCTTACCGAACTCAGTAATTCTTCTTTAGTCATTGTTTTTTCGGTTTTTTTTGTACCAGTCTCTGAAGGTTTCTTTTTTCACGTCAGGCAATTCACGGTCTTCTACCCAAGGATCCAACGTGCTGTTTTCCAATAGAGATTTTGGGAGAATATTCAGCATATTGTAAGTGGTCTTTTCCATCATTTTAAAAGCAGTTGCACTGCCCAGCATTCTGTCAGCAGCAGCAAATGCCAGCCTTCTGCCAAAAGGTGTTTTCTTTTTCTCCATCATCACTTTGCGCCACTCGATAATCTGGTCCGAAATATTAATATGAACGGGGCAAATCTCTGTACACGAGCCGCAAAGCGATGAATGGAAAGGTAATTCTGAATAGGTGTCTTCATCAAAAGTAGGATCCAGAATAATCCCAATCGGGCCGGAATAAGTAGCACCATAAGACAATCCGCCACTCCTTCTGTACACCGGGCAGGTATTCATACAGGCACCACAACGGATACATTTGAGAGAATGCCAGAATTTGTCCATAGACAATCGTTTGCTCCTACCATTATCTGTGAGTACAATGTGCATCTCAGATCCTTCTCTTGGGCCTGAAAAATGAGAAGTATACTGCGTTGCCGGCGTCCCTAAAGCACTGCGGGAAAGTAGTCTGATAAAAACACCCAGATCTTCTACCTTCGGCAGGATCTTTTCTATACCAATACTTGCAATATGAAGCGGTGGAATGCTTGCAGTAAGATCGGCATTACCTTCATTAGTACAGACTACAAAAGTACCGGTTTCGGCAACGGCAAAATTGGCGCCTGTCATCCCGGCATCTGCCACCAAAAATTTGGGCCGGGCATTGTTCCTCATTGCTTCTGCGAGAGAATGCGGATCATCATCGTTGGGATCCGTACCAATTTTATCTGCAAATAGTTTGGCAATATCTTCTGTCGTTTTTTGGATGGCAGGCATTACAATATGACTTGGGCGCTCGTCCGATAGTTGCTGGATTCGTTCACCCAGATCGGTCTCCAGGACATCAATTCCTCTTTCTTCAAGAAAAGGCGTCATCCCGCATTCTTCCTGCAGCATCGATTTGCTTTTGATGATGCGCTTTGCGCCGTGAGAATTCAGAATATTAAAAACAATAGCGTTGTGTTCATCGGCATCTTTTGCAAAATGAACTGTGATACCGTTTTCCTCTGCTTTTGTTGCAAACTGGTCTATGTAGTGATCCAGATGCGTCAGCGCATGTTCCTTAATTTGTGAAGCCAGATTCCTAAGCTCTTCCCATTCCGGGATCTCAGAGGATACTTTACCACGCTTGATAATTGTATTGTAAAGATTCTTGTCGTGTTGAGCCTCGTGAACATCATCCTGCTTGATGAACTTGCGGGCGTTATCTTCTACGTTTACTTTTCCCATTGTTTGTGATTTTTAGAATGGTCCGTTATTCAAAACCTGAGCAATATGTACAAATTTGAGGTCTGACTTTTCTCTTTTGGCAATGCCTTCCTGATGCATCAGGCAAGACATATCCGGCGAAACTACATATTCTACTTTATGCCTTGTGTAATCAGCAACTTTGTCCTGCCCCATCTTGGCACTCACCGCTTCATCGGTTACACAAAACGTCCCACCAAAGCCACAGCATTCTTGTGGCCTGTCAATCGTTTCTACTTTAACTCCTGACACCTTCTTTAACAGATCTTCGGTTTTATTAAAGTAAGGTTCCTGCCACTCAAAACGGGATGCAATGTGTAAGCCGCGGATAGAACTGCAGGAATTATGGATAGCCACCGTATGCTGGAAATCTGCCCAAGGGAATTCTTCTATCTTGAGAACATCGTGTAAAAACTCTACTAATTCTATGGTTTTGTGACGGATTTCTGTAACAGTTTCGGTTTGAGGAATTGCATCCATATGGAGCTTGACGTGCTTGACACAACTCCCTGCCGGCCCAACGATATAATCAAAATTCAAATCCTTAAAATTTTCACAAAACTGAGTTTCTGTCCTTATAGAATGTTTCTGATCGCCCTCATTGGCCATAGGCTGTCCACAACAAGTCTGCTGCAAAGGTACTGTGACCTCTACGCCCAATCGCTCCAAAAGCTCAAGTGTGGCAATACCGACTTTGGGGTAAATCAGATCTATATAACAGGGGATAAAGAGTGCTACTTTCATTACAAAATTTTATAGAAACTCAAAATTAGCACTATTTCTTCTTTTCCTGATTAGGCTTAGGATGAAAAAAGCCTATACGAGAGGTTATTTATATTGAGTAAAAATAATTTACCTGGCATTAAGACAATAAAAAAGACTTTTGAAATCAAAAGTCTTTTTTATTGAATATTAAATTCTATTATGTCAGCATTCCGCCGTCAACATTCAGAACCTGGCCGGTGATGTAGGAAGACATATAACTTGCTAAGAAAACGCAGGCATTAGCCACGTCTTCCGGCTGTCCACCACGTTTCAACGGGATACCATCTCTCCATCCCTGTACGGTTTTCTCATCAAGGGCGGCCGTCATTTCGGTTTCTATAAAACCTGGTGCCACGGCATTGCAACGGATATTTCTGGATCCTAATTCTAATGCAATCGACTTAGAAAAACCAATAACACCAGCTTTAGAAGCCGCATAATTGGCCTGCCCGGCATTCCCTTTAACGCCTACTACAGAAGTCATATTGATAATTGAGCCCGATTTGGCCTTCATCATTGGCTTGATAACCGCTTTGGTCAGGTTAAAAACAGAATCCAAATTAACTTTGATAATCGTATCCCAATCGTCTTTGGACATTCTTAACATCAGATTATCTCTGGTAATCCCGGCATTGTTTACCAGAATATCAATCGTCCCAAACTCTGCCAATACATCTTCTACCAGCTTTTGGGCAGCATCATAATCCGACGCATCGGACTGATAGCCTTTGATTTCTGTAATATTACTTAATTCTGATTCTAATGCTTTTGCTTTGTCTACAGAACCGGCGTAGGTGACTGCTATTTTTGCGCCTTCTTTGGCAAAAACTTCTGCAATACCTTTCC
Above is a genomic segment from Chryseobacterium mulctrae containing:
- a CDS encoding helicase C-terminal domain-containing protein, coding for MEENKISSELTVRSMPDRINPLGSYLTINSKQEWIGMPLRVHRRCISPMFEISDSIAYDNTMYKSTLNPDNINVKFQTSFIHCKGNVIGRHFVQEQAEIIKEFLKAEINFNKDLPDVFVITPCSEISYSLYSFLFKHLINETKQYKEVSTNEMSEWLKTHIGTVLTFQRKQAEGVILCLGLDEKSKGAANWASQKPNLLNVAITEAKYRFIAIGD
- a CDS encoding family 1 encapsulin nanocompartment shell protein, with protein sequence MNNLHRKLAPISEGAWAQIEEEAVRTLKRYLAARKVVDVDGPNGFDLSAVGTGHIQPVESPGEGVQAAVRKVNPVVEFRVPFELTREAIDDVERGSADSDWQPLKDAAEKIAFAEDRAIFEGYAAAGIQGIREGSSNRALKLPASIKNYPDTIARALSELRFAGVNGPYVLVLGADAYTVASGGSDEGYPMLHHLQELIDGEIIWAPAIKGGFVISTRGGDFKLTLGQDISIGYLSHTDTSVKLYLQESFTFQFYTSEAVVVLDPAE
- a CDS encoding Dyp-type peroxidase, whose translation is MRQGPQDVLGNHGTNTIFTVWNFKEGAPIKEVFQRICALVINLNHSAYVRFPDDNASCIMGIGYSAWHWLDLPKPLPKELEEFEPIVGSRYTAVSTKGDLHFHLKGSNSSICYDMAADIAKVLSPVADCVEEVHGFRYWDGRSILGFVDGTENPESNLREYFGLIGDEDEVYKGGSYLFVQKYIHDLAAFKALPVEEQEKVFGRYKDSDVEMTDDIKPQNSHSALANVGDDFKIIRDNLPFGNMSTNEMGTYFIAYASTFNTVKLMLNNMFIGNPPGNYDRLLDFSTAKTGSLFFVPTMDMLDDFSSGDEETTSTENHPEAVDTVLPKNDGSLGIGSLK
- a CDS encoding IS5 family transposase, which gives rise to MFATETLYNLGDETLEKAWIMNPYMQYFCGRVFFEHEFPCDPSNFVHFRKRIGEKGIEKIFAYSVRMHDAKTNTSNFVLSDTTVQENNTSFPTDAKLCKKVIDYCNKIAGNEGIKQRQRYTKVSKQMVRNTYNGKHPKRAKAARKSQRQLKTIAMRLIRELQRNFNAEQQEFYKDLMTLYTKVVTQKRNDADKIYSIHKPFTRCIAKGKAHSQYEFGNKVGLITTANKGKKIILGIKAFLQTPYDGHTIEPLLEQMETGGQKLPKELLYDRGGRGKSEIKGVKISIPSTPRKKDTAYQKQTKRKKFRTRAAIEPIIGHLKTDFRLAKNYFMGETGPQINALLAATAWNMKKMMKLLKQKIIFLFYKIQIMLFSNPVFKNKLNSGFC
- a CDS encoding 5'-methylthioadenosine/S-adenosylhomocysteine nucleosidase family protein yields the protein MTINGKLYSNILLVFALESEAGKEFESFNKLFVGVGKIKATYHLVKAIQKSKPDLIINLGTAGSTVFDRGTIVNCNRFIQRDMDVRALGFKKFETPFSDEPILLEYGIKTSHLPNGICGSGDQFEMEHNNPEYNVIDMEAFALAKVAEQEQIDFLCLKYISDGADGNAVADWTQEVKKASIALKRELDSRSLTKPTI
- a CDS encoding LutC/YkgG family protein produces the protein MTKEELLSSVRTNLANREKVDYPAIPDYKKPGTDLKAVFEINAKIAAVDFYDVASVEEAQEIMRKKLPDGKVTCSATPEWRGNKDIHVQKPADLNDVDLGIFRAEFGVAEMGMVWVSEKSLVTNSLGYLSQHLAVLLDPEDLTENMHTAYKRVDFPHSHYGCFVMGPSATADISAVLVHGAQGARTLTLFFLKKPVP
- a CDS encoding lactate utilization protein B, yielding MGKVNVEDNARKFIKQDDVHEAQHDKNLYNTIIKRGKVSSEIPEWEELRNLASQIKEHALTHLDHYIDQFATKAEENGITVHFAKDADEHNAIVFNILNSHGAKRIIKSKSMLQEECGMTPFLEERGIDVLETDLGERIQQLSDERPSHIVMPAIQKTTEDIAKLFADKIGTDPNDDDPHSLAEAMRNNARPKFLVADAGMTGANFAVAETGTFVVCTNEGNADLTASIPPLHIASIGIEKILPKVEDLGVFIRLLSRSALGTPATQYTSHFSGPREGSEMHIVLTDNGRSKRLSMDKFWHSLKCIRCGACMNTCPVYRRSGGLSYGATYSGPIGIILDPTFDEDTYSELPFHSSLCGSCTEICPVHINISDQIIEWRKVMMEKKKTPFGRRLAFAAADRMLGSATAFKMMEKTTYNMLNILPKSLLENSTLDPWVEDRELPDVKKETFRDWYKKNRKNND
- a CDS encoding (Fe-S)-binding protein, which gives rise to MKVALFIPCYIDLIYPKVGIATLELLERLGVEVTVPLQQTCCGQPMANEGDQKHSIRTETQFCENFKDLNFDYIVGPAGSCVKHVKLHMDAIPQTETVTEIRHKTIELVEFLHDVLKIEEFPWADFQHTVAIHNSCSSIRGLHIASRFEWQEPYFNKTEDLLKKVSGVKVETIDRPQECCGFGGTFCVTDEAVSAKMGQDKVADYTRHKVEYVVSPDMSCLMHQEGIAKREKSDLKFVHIAQVLNNGPF
- the fabG gene encoding 3-oxoacyl-[acyl-carrier-protein] reductase: MGLLQGKVAIITGATRGIGKGIAEVFAKEGAKIAVTYAGSVDKAKALESELSNITEIKGYQSDASDYDAAQKLVEDVLAEFGTIDILVNNAGITRDNLMLRMSKDDWDTIIKVNLDSVFNLTKAVIKPMMKAKSGSIINMTSVVGVKGNAGQANYAASKAGVIGFSKSIALELGSRNIRCNAVAPGFIETEMTAALDEKTVQGWRDGIPLKRGGQPEDVANACVFLASYMSSYITGQVLNVDGGMLT